A stretch of Candidatus Krumholzibacteriota bacterium DNA encodes these proteins:
- a CDS encoding valine--tRNA ligase, with protein sequence MLEKVYSPSDVERRWNDFWTERGVFTADAEADAPSYTIILPPPNVTGKLTIGHCLGTTVQDILIRWKKIRGCNVLWLPGTDHAGIATQNVVERSLAERGLSRGELGREAFLEECWRWKELYHGRIVQQLGRLGVALDWSREAFTLDEGVSRAVREVFVRLHEKGLVYRGDYIVNWCPSCGTAISDEEVEFVDTHGSLYYVAYPFADGGGELVVGTTRPETMLGDVAVAVSPLNERAAELAGRLLRLPLTDREIPVILDEAVDPEFGTGCLKVTPAHDTTDFEIGRRHDLDPVVVIGRDGRMNDRAGKYAGLDVFEARRRIVAALDEAGLLRRIDNYDHSVGHHDRCGAVVEPAISMQWFLRMASLAAPGIDAAVAGDVGFFPERWKNIYLSWMENIRDWCISRQLWWGHRIPVWYCGCGETIVSAIEPVACPACGSGALRQDEDVLDTWFSSWLWTFSPLGWPEQTKDLDVFHPTDVLVTGGDIIFFWVARMIMASLEFLGEIPFSTVYITGIVRDAKGRKMSKSLGNSPDPIDIIDEYGADALRFTLMMLSPPGQDLLFDEAKVETGRHFANKIWNAARFVLGREESAGPGSGPVGEAGAALLGDEKTGPVVFGWEDRWIASRLVDTWRAVDDRLERFRFDEAIRLLHDFFWHEFCDWYLEMAKPALREGGERAAGAVAAARFVLGGSMVLLYPFMPFITEEIWRMLAPGRPALSEGTIGLPAGELVDENLDLDVGLFKEIVTTIRNLRQGCNVPPASAVDVILNCEPGSGMAGRLARFEPQIRHLARVAEIETTEGAGKPAGSVAAGLAGLEIYLPLDGVVDLAEERARLKKELEKLGVECDKIAVRLDDGRFVQRAPAEVVARERERFEEMSDRRGRLERILEDIG encoded by the coding sequence GGACCACGCGGGCATCGCCACGCAGAACGTCGTCGAACGATCGCTCGCCGAACGGGGGCTGTCGCGCGGAGAGCTCGGCCGCGAGGCCTTTCTCGAGGAATGCTGGCGCTGGAAGGAGCTGTATCACGGACGGATCGTCCAGCAGCTCGGCCGCCTCGGCGTCGCGCTCGACTGGTCGCGCGAGGCGTTCACCCTCGACGAGGGCGTCTCCCGCGCCGTCCGGGAGGTCTTCGTCCGGCTCCACGAAAAGGGCCTCGTCTACCGCGGCGACTACATCGTCAACTGGTGCCCCTCCTGCGGCACGGCGATCAGCGACGAGGAGGTCGAGTTCGTCGACACGCACGGCTCGCTCTACTACGTGGCCTACCCCTTCGCCGACGGCGGGGGAGAGCTCGTCGTCGGCACGACGCGGCCCGAGACGATGCTCGGCGACGTCGCCGTCGCCGTGAGCCCGCTGAACGAGCGGGCGGCGGAACTGGCAGGGCGGCTTCTCCGGCTCCCGCTCACCGACCGGGAGATCCCCGTCATCCTCGACGAGGCGGTCGATCCCGAGTTCGGGACGGGTTGCCTCAAGGTCACTCCCGCGCACGACACGACCGATTTCGAGATCGGCCGGCGGCACGATCTCGACCCCGTCGTCGTGATCGGCCGCGACGGCCGGATGAACGACCGCGCGGGGAAGTACGCCGGCCTCGACGTCTTCGAGGCGCGCCGGAGGATCGTCGCGGCTCTCGATGAGGCGGGGCTCCTCCGCCGGATCGATAACTACGACCATTCGGTCGGCCATCACGACCGCTGCGGCGCCGTCGTCGAACCGGCGATCTCGATGCAGTGGTTTCTCCGGATGGCCTCGCTGGCGGCGCCGGGCATCGACGCGGCCGTCGCCGGCGACGTCGGGTTCTTTCCCGAGCGGTGGAAGAACATCTACCTGAGCTGGATGGAGAACATCCGCGACTGGTGCATCTCGCGGCAGCTCTGGTGGGGACACCGCATCCCGGTCTGGTACTGCGGTTGCGGCGAGACGATCGTCTCGGCGATCGAGCCCGTCGCGTGTCCCGCTTGCGGATCCGGCGCACTCCGGCAGGACGAGGACGTCCTCGACACCTGGTTCTCCTCGTGGCTGTGGACCTTCTCCCCGCTCGGCTGGCCGGAGCAAACGAAGGATCTCGACGTCTTCCACCCGACCGACGTGCTCGTGACCGGCGGGGACATCATCTTCTTCTGGGTGGCCCGCATGATCATGGCGTCCCTCGAGTTCCTCGGGGAGATCCCCTTCTCCACGGTCTACATCACGGGGATCGTCAGGGACGCGAAGGGCCGGAAGATGAGCAAGTCGCTCGGGAACTCCCCCGACCCGATCGACATCATCGACGAGTACGGGGCCGACGCGCTGCGCTTCACGCTGATGATGCTCTCGCCGCCGGGCCAGGACCTGCTCTTCGACGAGGCGAAGGTGGAGACCGGACGGCATTTCGCCAACAAGATATGGAACGCGGCCCGCTTCGTGCTCGGGCGAGAGGAGTCGGCGGGGCCGGGGAGCGGTCCCGTCGGCGAGGCCGGCGCCGCCCTCCTCGGCGACGAGAAAACGGGACCGGTCGTCTTCGGATGGGAGGACCGCTGGATCGCATCGCGCCTTGTCGACACGTGGCGCGCCGTCGACGACCGCCTCGAGCGGTTCCGTTTCGACGAGGCGATCCGGCTGCTCCACGACTTCTTCTGGCACGAGTTCTGCGACTGGTATCTCGAGATGGCGAAACCGGCGCTGCGAGAGGGCGGCGAGCGGGCCGCCGGCGCCGTCGCCGCCGCGCGGTTCGTCCTCGGCGGGTCGATGGTCCTGCTCTACCCCTTCATGCCCTTCATCACCGAGGAGATCTGGCGGATGCTCGCGCCGGGTCGGCCGGCGCTCTCCGAGGGAACGATCGGGTTGCCGGCCGGCGAACTCGTCGACGAGAACCTCGACCTCGACGTCGGGCTCTTCAAGGAGATCGTCACGACGATCAGGAACCTGCGGCAGGGATGCAACGTCCCCCCGGCGAGCGCGGTCGACGTGATCCTGAACTGCGAGCCGGGAAGCGGGATGGCCGGGCGGCTCGCCCGCTTCGAGCCGCAGATCAGGCACCTCGCGCGCGTCGCGGAGATCGAAACGACCGAGGGCGCCGGGAAACCGGCGGGGAGCGTCGCGGCGGGTCTCGCGGGTCTCGAGATCTACCTTCCGCTCGACGGTGTCGTCGATCTCGCCGAGGAACGGGCCCGGCTGAAAAAGGAACTTGAAAAACTCGGCGTCGAGTGCGACAAGATAGCCGTGCGCCTCGATGACGGGCGGTTCGTCCAGCGGGCGCCCGCCGAGGTCGTCGCCCGGGAACGCGAGCGCTTCGAGGAGATGAGCGACCGGCGCGGACGGCTGGAACGGATACTGGAGGATATCGGGTGA